In one Trichosurus vulpecula isolate mTriVul1 chromosome 8, mTriVul1.pri, whole genome shotgun sequence genomic region, the following are encoded:
- the TM2D3 gene encoding TM2 domain-containing protein 3, translating into MVAVAAAAAAFGRLSRVLLFLSQLYILTGGESTETPAYVMKCPSNGLCSKLPADCIECKTNYSCVYGKPVTFDCTVKPHVTCVDQNFTKQYNFTINMTCSFCWQLPETDYECSNATNCMTVSCPRQRYSANCTVHDHIHCLGKRTFPKMLYCNWTGGYKWSTALALSITLGGFGADRFYLGQWREGLGKLFSFGGLGIWTLIDVLLIGVGYVGPADGSLYI; encoded by the exons ATGGTGGCTGTGGCGGCTGCAGCTGCGGCGTTCGGAAGACTGAGCCGTGTCCTGCTCTTCCTCTCGCAGCTTTACATCTTAACGGGCGGCG AAAGTACAGAAACTCCAGCTTATGTGATGAAGTGTCCAAGCAATGGTTTGTGTAGCAAGCTTCCTGCAGACTGCATAGAATGCAAGACAAATTACTCTTGTGTGTATGGAAAGCCTGTCACTTTTGACTGCACAGTCAAACCTCATGTTACCTGTGTT GATCAGAACTTCACAAAGCAATATAATTTTACAATCAACATGACCTGCAGCTTTTGCTGGCAACTTCCGGAAACAGATTATGAGTGTTCCAATGCTACAAACTGTATGACTGTCTCCTGTCCCCGACAGCGTTATAGTGCCAATTGTACAGTTCATGATCATATTCATTGCTTGG GTAAACGTACCTTTCCCAAAATGCTGTACTGTAACTGGACTGGAGGTTACAAATGGTCTACTGCCCTGGCACTAAG CATTACCCTTGGTGGATTTGGAGCAGATCGATTCTACCTGGGTCAGTGGCGAGAAGGTCTAGGCAAGCTGTTCAGCTTTGGTGGACTGGGAATATGGACTTTGATAGATGTTCTACTAATTGGAGTTGGCTATGTTGGACCAGCTGATGGTTCCTTATACATTTAA